The Exiguobacterium acetylicum genome includes a window with the following:
- a CDS encoding LysR family transcriptional regulator, translating to MIDFEWYRSFIHVYQQRSVSAAARIRFLTQPAVSQHIAALEAELETSLFIRAPRQMIPTDAGKELYTQVVGLIDRLEALSLEMKYEAGEQSRPLLKFGGPTEFVTHGIVPKLPLDVAQFTAIFDLTVPLLQRLLANELDFIIATKRIDEPGVQYVPIADERFHLIAPIGYDTPEVDLKEWMDRQRWISYGLELPIIRRYYQTQFGERPGIRPEMILPNVDAILKAIEVGHGISVLPDYLVEAAVSAGRVQRIAPERFATNQLYVAYRTDSRHDPVLQQTIVALQS from the coding sequence ATGATTGATTTTGAATGGTATCGGAGTTTCATTCACGTGTACCAACAACGTTCTGTCTCGGCAGCTGCACGAATTCGTTTTTTAACACAACCGGCGGTCAGTCAGCATATCGCGGCGCTCGAGGCAGAGCTTGAGACGTCCTTATTCATCCGTGCGCCCCGGCAAATGATTCCGACGGATGCTGGAAAAGAACTCTATACACAGGTCGTCGGATTGATTGATCGACTCGAGGCATTATCGCTAGAGATGAAATACGAAGCAGGGGAACAATCTCGTCCGCTCTTAAAGTTCGGGGGACCGACAGAATTCGTCACGCATGGGATCGTGCCGAAATTGCCGCTTGACGTCGCGCAGTTTACGGCCATCTTCGACTTGACGGTTCCACTGTTGCAACGCCTGCTTGCGAATGAACTCGATTTCATCATCGCGACGAAACGAATCGATGAACCGGGTGTCCAGTACGTCCCGATCGCCGACGAACGCTTTCATTTGATTGCGCCGATTGGCTACGACACTCCGGAAGTGGATCTTAAGGAATGGATGGACCGACAGCGCTGGATTAGCTATGGGCTCGAATTACCAATCATTCGTCGTTACTATCAGACGCAATTCGGAGAACGACCAGGGATCCGACCGGAGATGATTTTACCGAACGTCGATGCGATTCTAAAAGCAATCGAGGTGGGGCATGGCATTAGTGTTCTACCAGACTATCTCGTCGAGGCAGCGGTCAGCGCTGGTCGAGTACAGCGGATTGCGCCGGAACGATTTGCGACGAACCAATTATATGTCGCCTATCGAACGGATTCACGCCATGATCCGGTTTTACAACAGACGATTGTTGCCTTGCAATCTTAA
- a CDS encoding FtsX-like permease family protein, with protein MLKFIWNAWWRNKERFILLLVGVLIVSTGLSYLIGTSQANKGTVVDALQQRWHSSYDIVVRPPNSRSVTEDLKLLEPNYMSGLDGGITLKQYETIKQMTDVEVAAPIAMIGGINVGTPIGTHTFKEQGIYRLRINSQQDTGLKIEQYTTDHYLGAGWEPLEDATKTGLSPLSVGKVPLYEQGTYEMIAGVDPEAEAKLVGLKDAVHATAHSRYFDPNTTITKRGDGAIQIPVLLNEQEYSTVKISYTYEDVVLPLQDDSMNATVNMIEQKGGKQFLKTLKTENPKTYTITSQQIRKKLVTDILNGTHKSNNASEFNWISQKPSPVSYQPLKSPFGNRWPYTYQVEPQRVEADSLLAKRAMYRKPNPVGQTSDDWIKLDMNYIGVFNAKKLNLSKDPLTELPMETYFPAKAQWVMDAKEQPINPPRDVEAMDDAFDFLTKPPSVLTTLDAAFAIRGDKAISAIRIHVKGVEMLNEQSEAKLQAVAREIEDKTGLITDVTLGSSPQLALTYLPGLDGKKALGWVQQPWIKLGSSISIFEETKVGMGGVIASVIAVAIVYVFSSNIILLYARKKEFAILLSLGWRPRQLSRLLLLEATLLGTLVTLIAWLILGGFSLIGNGGTSFERILLIGLAGLLIYWGGTLVPMALIRRIRPYETMRAGEVTTGRRFVRSTGVLGMSLNQLLTYWQRTVLSIIAIALPTSLFMFFLFVTFRLKGVLYATWLGEFVALEVGTMHYIAMSVALLIAILTTTEILWQNVNERKSQLAVLKVTGWHDHWIRLLVLIEGGLTGLLAGLIGLAVALVLIWQTYHTFPTADIGFLCLTLLIPLATGIVGALLPAARAVRITPSAAINQTVVNSKATEKRFKIALGAIGGGLVASILILGFFAVAKTQPAPTNPVAKPTKVIQTTGTKIDDQQTQKERDFPGKASVKESNKILAAVLKKASFQTYPGDANVKRYNDLEVKEARTLTNRKAPAGQKAIMIRIEMQDSDEMVVGSFYTYEPQYFTLTNDQTGTHDPVDVINRNPKAWIEQSKYLPPYESRVDLIYHVPETAKKAVLFLNGEWTAQTYAFEMKLK; from the coding sequence ATGCTGAAGTTCATTTGGAACGCATGGTGGCGAAACAAAGAACGCTTTATTCTGTTACTCGTCGGTGTATTGATTGTCAGTACGGGACTGAGTTACCTCATTGGTACCTCTCAAGCGAACAAAGGAACAGTCGTCGACGCACTACAACAGCGCTGGCACTCTTCTTACGATATCGTCGTTCGTCCGCCGAACAGCCGGAGTGTGACGGAAGATTTGAAGTTACTCGAGCCGAACTACATGAGTGGGCTTGATGGCGGCATCACTCTCAAACAATATGAGACGATCAAACAGATGACCGATGTTGAAGTCGCGGCACCCATTGCAATGATTGGTGGCATAAATGTCGGTACTCCGATTGGTACACATACATTCAAAGAACAAGGGATCTATCGGTTGCGCATCAACAGTCAACAAGATACTGGTCTGAAAATCGAGCAATATACCACGGATCATTATTTAGGCGCTGGTTGGGAGCCGTTGGAAGATGCTACAAAAACGGGTCTTTCCCCGTTAAGCGTTGGAAAAGTGCCGTTATATGAGCAAGGTACATACGAGATGATTGCCGGAGTGGATCCGGAGGCAGAAGCTAAACTCGTCGGACTGAAGGACGCGGTCCATGCGACTGCGCACAGTCGTTATTTTGATCCGAACACAACCATTACGAAACGGGGAGACGGTGCCATACAAATTCCGGTCCTCTTGAACGAGCAGGAATATTCAACCGTCAAAATATCGTATACCTATGAAGATGTTGTCCTACCGCTACAAGATGATTCAATGAATGCAACAGTCAATATGATTGAACAAAAAGGCGGAAAACAATTCCTCAAGACATTAAAGACGGAGAACCCCAAAACATACACGATTACAAGTCAACAAATTCGAAAGAAACTCGTCACGGATATCTTAAACGGGACACATAAGTCGAACAATGCAAGCGAGTTCAACTGGATCAGTCAAAAGCCGTCACCTGTCAGTTATCAACCACTTAAAAGTCCGTTTGGGAACCGCTGGCCGTATACATATCAAGTCGAACCACAACGGGTCGAAGCGGATTCGTTGCTGGCAAAACGAGCGATGTACCGGAAACCGAATCCGGTCGGACAGACGAGTGATGATTGGATCAAGCTAGACATGAACTATATCGGCGTCTTCAACGCTAAAAAACTGAACCTATCTAAAGATCCGTTAACTGAATTGCCGATGGAGACGTACTTCCCGGCAAAGGCGCAGTGGGTGATGGATGCAAAAGAACAACCCATTAATCCGCCCCGCGACGTCGAAGCGATGGACGATGCCTTTGATTTCCTGACGAAACCACCATCGGTCTTGACGACGCTTGATGCTGCGTTTGCGATTCGGGGGGATAAAGCGATTTCCGCGATCCGGATTCACGTCAAGGGTGTCGAGATGTTGAACGAGCAAAGCGAAGCGAAACTACAAGCAGTCGCGCGAGAAATCGAGGACAAGACGGGTCTGATCACTGACGTCACACTCGGATCGTCTCCACAACTGGCCTTAACCTACTTACCAGGACTGGACGGAAAAAAAGCACTCGGTTGGGTTCAACAACCATGGATCAAGCTTGGCTCTTCCATCTCGATTTTTGAAGAGACGAAAGTTGGAATGGGCGGTGTTATCGCTAGTGTCATCGCAGTCGCTATCGTCTATGTCTTCAGTTCAAACATCATCTTACTCTATGCACGGAAAAAAGAGTTCGCGATCTTACTGTCGCTTGGTTGGCGACCTCGTCAACTTTCGAGATTACTCTTGCTCGAGGCGACATTACTCGGAACACTCGTCACGTTGATCGCCTGGTTGATTCTCGGCGGATTTTCATTAATCGGTAATGGTGGAACGAGTTTCGAACGGATTCTTTTAATCGGTCTTGCCGGTCTTTTGATCTACTGGGGTGGTACGCTCGTCCCGATGGCTTTGATTCGGCGCATCCGACCGTACGAGACGATGCGAGCCGGGGAAGTGACAACTGGGCGACGGTTCGTCCGTTCGACAGGTGTGCTTGGCATGAGTCTGAATCAATTGCTGACGTATTGGCAACGGACGGTCTTATCGATCATCGCGATTGCATTACCGACAAGTCTGTTCATGTTCTTCCTATTCGTCACGTTCCGCCTGAAAGGTGTCTTGTATGCGACATGGCTCGGTGAATTCGTTGCCCTTGAAGTCGGAACGATGCATTACATCGCAATGAGCGTCGCCTTGTTGATTGCGATTTTGACGACGACGGAAATCCTCTGGCAAAACGTCAATGAACGGAAAAGTCAACTTGCCGTCTTGAAAGTCACGGGGTGGCACGATCACTGGATTCGCTTACTCGTCTTGATTGAGGGAGGATTGACAGGATTACTAGCTGGATTGATTGGTCTCGCCGTTGCACTCGTCTTGATTTGGCAGACGTATCATACGTTCCCGACAGCAGACATTGGTTTTCTTTGTCTGACTTTACTGATTCCACTCGCAACAGGTATCGTCGGTGCGCTCTTACCGGCAGCCCGTGCCGTCCGAATTACACCGAGTGCTGCCATCAACCAAACTGTCGTCAATAGTAAAGCAACGGAAAAACGTTTCAAGATTGCGCTTGGGGCAATTGGAGGTGGTTTGGTCGCAAGCATCTTGATCCTCGGATTCTTTGCTGTTGCGAAGACACAACCTGCTCCGACTAACCCAGTAGCAAAACCGACAAAAGTGATCCAGACGACGGGAACGAAGATTGACGATCAACAGACACAAAAAGAGCGAGACTTTCCTGGAAAGGCATCGGTCAAAGAAAGCAATAAAATACTCGCAGCCGTCTTAAAAAAGGCAAGCTTCCAGACGTATCCGGGAGATGCGAACGTCAAACGGTACAACGATCTTGAGGTGAAGGAAGCGCGGACGTTGACGAACCGGAAAGCTCCTGCTGGGCAAAAAGCAATCATGATACGGATTGAAATGCAAGATTCAGACGAGATGGTGGTAGGCAGTTTCTATACGTATGAACCACAGTATTTCACGTTGACAAACGATCAGACGGGAACCCATGACCCGGTCGACGTCATTAATCGAAATCCAAAAGCCTGGATCGAGCAGTCGAAGTATTTGCCACCATACGAATCCCGCGTCGACTTGATCTATCATGTACCAGAAACAGCAAAAAAAGCCGTCTTGTTTTTAAATGGCGAATGGACAGCGCAAACCTATGCCTTCGAAATGAAATTGAAATAA
- a CDS encoding putative quinol monooxygenase, whose translation MIQLIARIEAYPNQGEQLASIIEDVILPSRAETGCLTYQAHRAIDAPNVFYFYEQWRDQDAFDQHVASPHYQAYRTDSSSLVADRALTFLHDV comes from the coding sequence ATGATTCAATTGATTGCCCGGATCGAAGCATATCCGAATCAAGGCGAACAGCTCGCATCTATCATTGAAGACGTCATCTTACCATCACGCGCAGAGACTGGTTGCCTGACCTATCAGGCACATCGCGCTATTGATGCTCCGAATGTCTTCTACTTTTACGAACAATGGCGAGATCAAGACGCTTTCGATCAACATGTCGCCTCACCGCATTATCAAGCGTATCGGACGGATAGTTCCAGTCTCGTCGCTGATCGTGCGTTGACATTCTTACATGACGTATGA
- a CDS encoding type 1 glutamine amidotransferase domain-containing protein produces MSKHILMVVTNAKEMKEGHATGLWLSEFAEAYIEFKNAGYTVTVASPNGGESPIDARSLEDEVPTEIQATAPLLKETLDLKFIEDFSTFDAIFMPGGHGTMFDLPQSDALNNALRTLFEANKTVAAVCHGPAGLVSATLSDGTPLVAGKTIATFTDEEERATGLDVYMPFLLETRLRELGANIITADNFTENVQVDGNLVTGQNPQSTIAVAKAVIHTLN; encoded by the coding sequence ATGAGTAAACATATCTTAATGGTCGTCACGAACGCAAAGGAAATGAAGGAAGGTCACGCGACTGGACTTTGGTTATCGGAGTTCGCAGAAGCATACATTGAATTCAAGAACGCAGGATACACAGTAACGGTCGCAAGTCCGAACGGTGGCGAATCACCAATCGACGCACGGAGCCTTGAAGACGAAGTGCCAACTGAGATCCAAGCAACCGCTCCACTCTTGAAAGAGACACTTGATTTAAAATTCATCGAGGACTTCTCAACGTTCGATGCAATCTTCATGCCAGGCGGACACGGAACGATGTTCGACTTACCACAAAGTGATGCCTTGAACAACGCCCTTCGCACATTGTTTGAAGCGAACAAAACAGTCGCTGCTGTCTGCCACGGACCAGCTGGACTCGTCAGTGCAACACTTTCAGACGGAACGCCACTCGTCGCTGGAAAAACGATCGCAACGTTCACGGACGAAGAAGAACGCGCGACAGGACTTGATGTCTACATGCCATTCTTGCTCGAGACACGTCTTCGTGAACTCGGTGCAAACATCATCACGGCTGACAACTTCACGGAAAACGTCCAAGTCGATGGAAATCTCGTCACAGGTCAAAATCCACAATCAACGATCGCGGTCGCTAAAGCCGTCATTCATACACTCAACTAA
- a CDS encoding low temperature requirement protein A, protein MERFGLFTMLVLGEGILGVIDLLATGDGLLLPFLLFLYLVCCFWIYYDQVIYRLYLPTAWHVYWWGMWNLGIVSSLLLIRSAFLGFAQNNPDAILLFFSATPDVHLDDWRYWIDRAKGQYFRTHDETIPATPSPADNLAHRCFFRLLPFRIASHDASILTTNPPSRDVLLDDTFTSVVRNVISQMIHIIWLFVCINLFIDTLVFINLFFVTSGRILIT, encoded by the coding sequence GTGGAACGATTCGGACTCTTTACGATGCTTGTCCTCGGAGAAGGTATCCTTGGCGTGATTGACTTGCTGGCAACAGGAGATGGACTACTGCTACCATTTTTACTATTCCTCTATCTCGTCTGTTGTTTTTGGATCTACTACGACCAAGTCATTTACCGTCTGTATCTTCCGACAGCTTGGCACGTCTATTGGTGGGGGATGTGGAACCTCGGTATCGTATCGTCATTATTGCTCATCCGCAGTGCTTTTCTTGGTTTTGCACAAAATAATCCTGACGCCATCCTGCTCTTTTTCAGCGCGACCCCTGATGTTCATCTGGACGACTGGCGGTATTGGATTGACCGGGCAAAAGGACAGTACTTTCGTACGCATGACGAGACGATTCCTGCAACTCCGTCTCCTGCTGACAATCTTGCTCATCGGTGTTTTTTTCGTCTTCTCCCCTTTCGTATTGCTTCTCATGATGCTTCTATCCTTACTACTAATCCTCCTTCAAGGGATGTATTACTGGACGACACATTTACGTCCGTCGTCCGAAATGTGATCAGCCAGATGATTCATATCATCTGGTTGTTTGTATGTATAAATTTATTTATCGATACACTCGTATTTATTAATTTGTTTTTCGTTACAAGCGGGCGTATTCTAATCACGTAG
- a CDS encoding IS3 family transposase — protein sequence MSCCQQVNHAKDTFSEDKHRKESESFHSNLKSEEFQYVKLNSLRDHEVSERVTNYLNYYNEERIQEKVGYLTPKKIRCTGSLIKVFYMCLILLGQSSLVGAFFMYLSTIYSWSKFKIKINIFIMFIDRLIFNTNIKQ from the coding sequence ATCTCCTGTTGCCAGCAAGTCAATCACGCCAAGGATACCTTCTCCGAGGACAAGCATCGTAAAGAGTCCGAATCGTTCCACTCTAATTTAAAGTCTGAGGAGTTTCAATACGTCAAGCTTAATTCACTAAGAGACCATGAGGTCTCTGAACGCGTTACTAATTACTTAAATTACTATAACGAAGAACGAATCCAAGAAAAAGTAGGCTACCTGACACCGAAAAAAATACGGTGTACTGGCAGCCTAATTAAAGTGTTTTATATGTGTCTCATATTGCTAGGTCAGTCTAGTCTAGTAGGCGCGTTTTTTATGTATTTATCGACTATTTATAGCTGGAGTAAATTCAAGATAAAAATAAATATCTTCATCATGTTTATAGATAGGCTCATCTTTAATACGAACATCAAACAATGA
- a CDS encoding alpha/beta fold hydrolase has translation MKRYTITCQHQAVHITEWGTEDLPTIVCLHGLGSTSLSFIEIAEALASEFRIIALDLPGHGKTPAFADPLDYRMKPLTDWIGEVLDELGVQQFYALSHSWGSVLSLYYLIEHADRVLGTILIDGGYHSKRLYGMSVEEEVAFYERDFEDSVATWDEFLDVAVYAPNARRSPALNKAGIDLLRLENGRYHWHARGETAAAIVRALHYDDVLDFLADIPASPIQLYVATLPKEQAQIRQQATNLLHYVTNATIHLVPETGHLLHWDRPDVIIDAIRHHWTPGKRLSSV, from the coding sequence ATGAAACGTTACACGATTACCTGTCAGCATCAAGCCGTTCACATCACGGAATGGGGAACAGAAGACCTTCCGACGATCGTTTGCCTGCATGGACTCGGGAGTACGAGTCTCAGCTTCATCGAAATCGCAGAAGCACTCGCAAGCGAATTTCGTATCATCGCGCTCGACTTACCCGGTCACGGGAAAACACCAGCTTTTGCAGATCCCCTAGACTATCGTATGAAGCCGCTCACAGACTGGATCGGTGAAGTCCTAGACGAACTCGGTGTCCAACAGTTTTATGCCTTGTCACACTCATGGGGAAGTGTCCTCTCGCTCTATTATTTGATTGAACATGCTGATCGAGTGCTCGGTACGATTCTGATCGACGGCGGCTATCATAGTAAGCGGCTGTACGGGATGTCAGTCGAAGAGGAAGTCGCTTTTTATGAACGTGACTTCGAAGACTCTGTCGCGACATGGGACGAATTTTTAGACGTTGCCGTTTATGCTCCGAATGCGCGTCGCTCCCCTGCTCTAAACAAGGCGGGTATCGACTTGCTTCGTCTAGAAAACGGTCGTTATCACTGGCATGCGCGTGGAGAGACGGCTGCTGCGATCGTACGCGCACTTCACTACGATGATGTCCTTGATTTTCTAGCAGATATTCCGGCGTCACCTATTCAGCTATATGTCGCCACGTTACCGAAGGAACAAGCTCAAATCCGTCAACAGGCAACGAACCTGTTACACTATGTGACGAATGCGACGATCCATCTCGTTCCGGAAACTGGACATCTACTACACTGGGATCGACCCGACGTCATCATCGATGCGATTCGTCATCATTGGACACCTGGAAAAAGATTGTCTTCCGTTTGA
- a CDS encoding ABC transporter permease subunit, whose product MFPVLKQEFTSSFKSIKAILLILFLTISSVFTASYLTRHPELLAGVNQSSVYTSSIKFFILFFGFLFVSAISHDIINREIETRTIRLLVTKTSRFRIITEKFLGSLFFWCATLSINFLIVSLYAKQLFWMDYVTILIVIIYITSFNIFLSTMITKPGLTMFLGIFFGIIVPIIGLWSAFSEKWYMVPFQYILPYHAVIVSGIQLLLPVFWSGLFLTVAYLKLKRKDL is encoded by the coding sequence ATGTTTCCGGTCCTCAAACAAGAATTCACGAGCAGCTTTAAAAGCATCAAAGCGATTCTGTTGATCCTCTTTCTGACAATCAGCTCAGTCTTTACAGCGTCTTATTTGACGAGACATCCGGAACTGCTCGCTGGCGTCAATCAATCGTCCGTCTATACTTCAAGCATTAAGTTCTTCATTCTGTTCTTCGGTTTTCTGTTCGTCTCCGCGATATCGCATGACATCATCAACCGTGAAATCGAGACGCGGACGATTCGTTTACTAGTCACGAAAACATCACGCTTCCGAATCATAACGGAGAAGTTTCTTGGATCCTTATTCTTCTGGTGCGCAACGCTTTCGATTAATTTCTTGATCGTCTCACTCTACGCGAAGCAGTTGTTCTGGATGGACTATGTAACGATCCTGATTGTCATCATCTACATCACGAGTTTTAATATCTTCTTATCGACGATGATCACGAAGCCTGGTTTGACGATGTTTCTCGGCATCTTTTTCGGAATCATCGTACCGATCATCGGCTTATGGTCAGCGTTCTCGGAGAAATGGTACATGGTACCGTTTCAATACATCTTGCCGTATCATGCCGTCATCGTCTCAGGCATTCAACTGCTGTTACCTGTGTTCTGGAGCGGGCTGTTCTTGACGGTTGCTTACTTAAAGCTTAAACGAAAGGATTTGTAA